The region CAAATAGCCTCTTTTATTTTTTTCATCTCATTGAATACTCTTTCTGCTAATAGACTTCCCAACGAGCGCTACTGCATGGAGATTAACAATGAATGTGTTAATGATTGATAAGCAATCGATATTTATTGAAGGAATGGCATCGGTGTTGAAGCAGTTTATTCCAGAAATAACCGTCTGCGGATTAAATAATCCGAATGAGATAGATACGACACTGCGTTATTTTCCGGCCTCGTTGATTTTACTGGACGGTGACGCGGGGAAAAGCGTAAACATTGATCTGCTGGATGATTTAGCGCAGCGCCACCCGGCCATTCCGGTGGTGTTGCTGGTTAATCAGTGCCAGCCAGCGCTGCTGCGGCTGTTTCTGCGTCATCACGTGGCGGCATTCGTGCGGCGCGATTCGCCGCCAGAAGCGATTGTCCAGACGCTGCGCGCCGCCGCGATGGGGATGCTTTGCTTCCCGCAGGAGAGTATATCGCTGCTGGACAGCGGCCCGAGCGCGCTGGCGCGGCTGAGCGAACGCCAGCGTGAAATCCTTAAGCTGCTGGCGGCGGGAGAATCGAACAAGCAGATCAGCCGCCATCTGAATATCAGCGCCGGCACCGTGAAGGCCCATCTGGAATCGATATTCCGCCGCCTTAACGTCACGAATCGCACCCAGGCGGCAATGATGTATTCCGGGGATGAATAACGCTCTGTTGATGTGTTGACTGTCTACACACGATGAGTATTTACCAATGATTAAGGGGCATTATGCGCGGCATAACGCCCCTGTTTATTTACTGCGGATAGCTGGTTAATACGTGCCACTGACCGTTAACATTTTGCATGACGGTGATCGCGGTACGGTTATTGGCAATATTAAACGCGCCGTTATTATTAACCCCCAGGCCCACGTTGGCGGCGCCATTGCCGTTCATCTGAGTATTAATCACAAAGCGGTTCTGATTAAGCGCCTGTCGCGCGCAGAACGCCTGAATATCGGCTCCCACCTGCGCCCACATCGCCTGCGCCGAAAGCCACGCGGATGCGGTCGGTGTCTGCTGGCAGCCCGGTTGACCGCCGTTCACGCGCTGTGCAAGCCAGGCCTGGCCCTGTCCAATATGGCACTGCACCAGATGCCCGCCCGCGTTATCCTGCGCCGCTGCCCAGGCGGCTTCACCCCCCGGCTGCGGAACGTTACACGCGGGGCCATTCAACGCCCAGCTACTGAAAGAAAACGCCATTAACGTGGCGGCAACAGCGCCAGACATTACGCGGTTTTTGGTGATACCTGAAATAAACATATCTCTCTCCTGCACGTAAATAAAAGGGAATGCGAACTCGCAGGGATAAAATAAATTCAGGCGGGCATCAGGAATATTCGCCAGGTGGCAGGAAATTATCGCCGTTTAGCCTGGGCCATTTCCCGGAATAACGCATTGCGCTATTGCGGGAAAATTATGGCGTGGTCTTTTTACGTGGCGAACGTGTCGGAGATTTTTTACGGGCAGGGGTAATCGCTTTTTTAGGTTTTGGCAAAGGCGCTGCGCTTTTACGGCTTATCATTGCGCTCCAGAAATAATACATCGCCACCAGCCCCACCCCCATATCTTTTAAGATCCAGAAAGGCAGCGTCTGCGCCATAATATTTTTATCCAGCAGTAAATAAGGAAGATTTAGCCCGCTCTGGGCCGCAAAGCCAAACGCCGCCACTAATAACCCGAGCCGATACCAGAGCGGGATTAACAGCATTCGGGTGTTCAGCGCGCTGATAAAAATCACAATAGCGACAGTGATATCGATAAGCGTGACGGCCCAGAACAGTAATTTTATCAATGGCATTACGACTCTCCTGATTTCGGGCGTCGGGGCGAGCGCTTGCGCGCAGGCGCGCGTTTCGCCACGCCGCGAGCGACGCGCTTAAGCTCGCCCGCCACCTGCAAAATGTCGTGCCCTTCGCGACGGTTAAAAAAATTGGCAAGCCAGGCGATCATCCCGACGCTCAGCGCGCCGACGAAATACCCGATACCCATCGCGATATCGCTGTCCCGGAAGTTCATGCCGAGCCAGTGCGAAATAAATCCGCCCAGCGTAAACGTCGTGGTGACGCTGATCGCGCCAATAATGATCCCGGCGGCGAGCCGGCCATGCTGATGCAGTTTTTTAGGCTGCCAGAAAAAAGAGACGCTCAGCCCGCCGAACAATCCGGCGAGCGCCGCCAGGCACTGGCTTAACAGCTCATGAATGTTTTGATCCGCCATAGCGACACCTCAGTGAAGCAGCCCCGGAGCAGCGTGCCGGGGCTGCGGCGGTTACTGACAGGGAGGCAGCGCAACCACGCTGGCGTCATTATCGGTCGAGAGATAACGCGTCATATTCTGCGCGCTGTAGATAAGATGCCGACCGCTGCTGATGCCCCGCACGCTGTCGATATCGGCGGTGTACCACTCACCCGGCTCCGGCAGCGTTACGCCCGTGTAGCGATCCCCACCGAGCTGTTTTTTATTGAGCGACCAGACGTTCCACAGCGAATCCTGCGGATTGCCGCTCCAGCCCTGCTGCCGTGCCTGCTCGCGCGTCACATATTCACGGGGCAACACGTCGTCCTTATTCAGCGCGCGTAATAACCCGGTGAGTTTAGCGACATCCTTAACGGGCTTTTTATTTTGCTGCACCAGTTCCTGATTCGCGTTATTTACCACCAGATCGCATTGCGGCAAACTGGCATACCCCGGCAGGATAAATAAGCATGCAGCGAGCCCCATGCCGAGCGGCATGTATTTAAAACGTTTCATGAGTTATTCCTTAAATTAATGGGTCAGAGCGCGGTCCGAAATAAAAGGCGCTCGGCTTCACGGCGACGGCTTAAACCGGCGAGCACATTACCGCCCGCTTTATTCCAGCGTAAAAACTGATCCGCCGCCTCACGATAACTGCCCTGATTCAGCAACCGCAGCAGCGTACTGCTTTGCAGGTTGCCGAGCCCGACGTTAAACGCAAAGCTCACCAGCGCGTCAAATTGATTCTGGTTAAGATCAACCATCACCAGCTTACGAATGCCGCGCTCGGTCATGCCCAAATCCGCGCGCAGCAGATCTTCCGCCTCCTGAAGCGTTAATGCGCGGGTGAAGTTTTCATCCGGTAAAATAAGATGGCCGTAACCGATAGTCCATTTGCCGACCGCGTCCCGATATTTCTCCAGCCGCATTCCTTCAAAGGATTTAATTAATTCCACGCCGGGCACGCCGGTATTAACGGGAATATTAGCCATTGTCATTACTCCTGTCTGTCGGTTTAGGGAGAACCTGATTGGTATATTCTTCAATCAGGCGCATCACGCTTTCAGGCGGCTCCAGTACGGTGAACTGCATTTCAATGTCCACATGGTCGCTGTCGCGCCCGTTGTTATCCCGGCTTTGCGGCGACATGCTGACGTGAAAACGCCCTACCGCATCGTCGGACACGCCTGCCGGCGCGCTTTGCTGTTCAACCGCATCCGTGCGCACCGTCAGGAACACTTTCATCTTTTCGAGCATCAGCCCGCGCGGCGTGGCCAGCGCCACCAGCGGCAGTTTGAAGTGGTGGTTGTCATCAAGCTGCATTTCGATGACTTTCGGCACCAGCCGCCCGTCGTCGCTGTGCTCGAAGAACGGGTCCAGCGCCTGCATATACTGATGGGCGATGAGCTGGTTCGCCGAGGTCGCCGCGTGCTGCATCCCGCGGGTGATATCCGCGAGCGTAACGGGCATACCGCGCGGCGGCGGCCCTGACGGCGGCGGCGTCCCGCTGCCGGGGGGTGGCGAGCCTGACGGCGGCGAGCCCGGCGGCACAGGGTCGGGCGGTGTGATATCCGCGGCGGCACGGCGCTGTACGGGCTCGTCCGGCGGGTCCACCGCTGCCGTACCCTGGGTGGACGCCGTCGTTAACGGCGCCTGCCCGCCGCCCGCCCCCGTTTCCCGGTTGCCGCGTATCCAGTCTTTCAGTGACATAGTGCGCTCCGTGAGAAATGAGGCTGCCAGGCAGCCTCAGGGTTAAAGGTCAGCGAGGATTGGCCGCGCCCGTACCGCCAGCGTTGGCATTGGCGTTAGCAGGAGCGACCGGCGTGACGGGGTACGTGTCGAGCGTTTTGTCGTCCAGCTTTTTGGCCTCGGACGGCAGAATGGCCGGGCGCGTGGCCGCATCGGTCAGGAAGTCGATCACACGCATCAGCGCTTCCGGCGGCGGCTGGCGCTTCACCTGGGTGTGAATGCTGTATTTCGCGCGCGTGTCGGTGGAGCGGGTTTGCTGCGCTTTATGCGAAACGCGTCCGCTGATCTTCACGCTGAACGGCCCCCAGCCCACCGACGCCTCAAGTGAAGCTTCCGCCGCGGTTTCGCTGTTGCTGGATTCGCTCTGCGAGACTTCCAGCTCGAAGTCGATGGTCCCTTCTTCGATGCTGATGTTCGGGTGAGAAATCGCCGCCAGCAGCGGGATGCGCATGGTCTTTTTCACCACGCCCTGAATTACGCCTTTTTCATCCACCACGGTTTCGTCGTAGTCGAACTGCACCGCCTCCGCCTTGCCGTCTTTGATACAGACGGAAAGCAGGAAGTCGGCATACGCTTTGCTGGCCTGCACCTGCGCTTTGATCATCGCCTGCAGCGGCCCGCCAATCATGTGTTCCAGCGGCAGCGCATTAATGACCGATCCAATAAATTGAGAATCCATAATGCTTACTCCTGTGAGTGTGTAAGAACGTCGCGATGCGAATTCGCAGGAGTCACATTACCGGGCGGGAAATAGGCGAAATAGTCGCCTGATGACGGAGGACGACGAGGGAAAATGGCCCAGGACATTGGGAATAGTCCCGCTTAATCCTTCGAATGTTAACGATATGAGCGGTTGGCGCCGGAGGGTGCTGCGCCGCCATAGCGGAATGCTCTACACTCCTTGTCAGTGTCCACAACAAAGGAAACCGCGATGACCATCATCAAAAGTTACGCCGCGCACGAAGCTGGCGCAGAGCTTGAGCTCTATGAGTACGACGCAGGCGAGCTGAAGCCTGAGGATGTGGAGGTTGAGGTTGAGTACTGCGGCATCTGCCACTCCGATCTCTCGATGATCGACAACGAATGGGGCATTTCGGCGTATCCGCTGGTTGCGGGCCACGAGGTGATTGGCCGCGTGAGTTCACTGGGCGCCAGCGCGCAGAACAAGGGCCTGAAAGTGGGCCAGCGCGTCGGTATCGGCTGGACGGCGTCGAGCTGCGAGCACTGCGACGCGTGTATCAGCGGCAATCAGGTGAACTGCCAGCACGGCAGCGTGCCGACTATCCTGAACCGCGGCGGTTTCGCCGATAAAATTCGCGCGAACTGGCAGTGGGTGATCCCGATGCCGGAAAATATCGACGCCGCCTCCGCCGGCCCGCTGCTGTGCGGCGGCATTACGGTGTTCAAACCGCTGCTGATGCATCACATCACCGCCACCAGCCGTGTCGGCGTTATCGGCATTGGCGGCCTCGGCCATATCGCCATCAAGCTGCTGCGCGCGATGGGCTGCGAAGTGACAGCGTTCAGCTCGAACCCGTCAAAAGAGCAAGAGATCCTGGCGATGGGCGCGGATAAAGTGGTGAACAGCCGCGACCCGAAAGCGCTGGAAGCGCTGGCCGGCCAGTTCGATCTGATCATCAACACCGTGAACGTGTCGCTCGACTGGATGCCCTATTTCCAGGCGCTGGCCTGGGGCGGGAATTTCCACACGGTCGGCGCGGTGATGAAGCCGTTCGAAGTGCCGGCGTTCTCGCTCATTATGGGCGACCGCAGCGTGACCGGCTCCGCGACCGGCTCCCCGCACGAGCTGCGCTCGCTGATGAAGCTCGCGGCGCGCGCCAAAGTGGCCCCGCAAACCGAAGAGTTCCCGATGTCGCGCATCAACGAGGCGCTGCAACACGTGCGTGACGGCAAAGCCCGCTACCGCGTGGTGCTGAAAGCGGATTTCTGAAGTTAAGAGTAAAAGCAAAGGCGCCACGGGCGCCTTTTTTTATGGTTTGTCGCATGGGGTAACGGGTTTTAAATGGTGATGCCTGCGCTTACCGCCCCCAGCAACTGCAGGTGTGTTACTTTGCGCTTATCGACGCCAGTAGTTGATCAAACCACGGTACCGCCTGTTTAAGCGTCTCCAGCGCGCTACGCAACGGCGCAAAGACCTCATCGTCTGGCGCAAATTCGCCATACTTCTGCCAGGTTTGCGCCAGCAACTGCGCATCCAGCGTGACAGGCAGAAATAAAACGCCACGGCTATTTTTACGAAAACCGAGCTCATCCAGTGCGTTAAGCAACGCCTGCTGGGCAGTGCGTAGCTTTTCATTCACCGCTCTCTGGCCGCCAAAGCGTCGGTAATCAGGAACAAAACGAAACCCATAAGGGCTACGGCTCACGCCATCATCCGTTAATAAAGCGAGATAGTAATCGTTGCCACTATCCTCAACCGGCCCAACGTCAAACCAGGCACGAACGGGTTCCTCTTCCATAGCCCAGGTCATCCAGCAACTGCCCCGCTTCTGCAGATCAAACTCCCCCTGCCAACCCGTCGCTTCTGCAAAAGTTTCCAGACACTGCGAAAAACCTGTCCAGAAAGCCGGGTCGAGCTGCGTTTCAAACAGCGTTACTGCCTCGTTGAACATCGCGAGCCGGGAGAAAATCAGCGCGCCAGCGTCTCGTTGTGTATCCGGCATATCATGGGCCTCATTAACATTAAAACTGGCGGATATGATGAAGAAAGCGGCGTGCCGCCTGTTCAGCCATATGGCGTGTGGGCGGTTTCTCAACTGGCTCCCTGAAGTGCGGGCGCAGACCATGCTCCAGCACGCGAGCCAGGGTCTTCCAGCTGATACAGCGTGTATTGTCGCTGGAGGAACAGGTGCGAGGTGGCCTGCCGTCAGGCGTCAGAAACAAAATGGCTGAAGCCCGTTTACCCGCGCGGCGGGCCGCCGCAGCGGCGTAACGTGCCAGTTGATCCGGCTGTTCACCGGCATCGATTTTGGCTTCAATGAGCAGATAAAAGGTATCGGCATCAATCACGATATCCACCCGTTCGCTGCTGTTGCCATCGGGAAGCGCTTCGGCTTTTACACGACAGGTATGAAATTCTACCGGCAGGACATGGGCCAGTAACGCCTGAAGCGCCAGCGCGCCGAAACCATGGCTGCCTTTGGGATCCAGCAGCCAGGCCAGCACCCGCGTATTCGCGACTTCCTTGCGAGAAAGCCCCGCCACGGCCCATGGGTCGAAAAGCGGAGCGCTGGCCTTATGGGTGTCGAACGCCTGCGCCAGGCTATCCATAAATGAGATGAGCGCCGCGGAATCATACGGCGCAGCTTCCTTGCGAGCGCGGGGAGAAGGTTCAACCGTGCGAACCCGCGCAAACGCGTCAAAGAACTGCGAGAGCGTCTCGTGCAAGGTAGAAGGTGGCTCACTCATGGCGCGGTTCTCCTTTTCTCAGGTACGCCATTGCACCACTTTCTGAATCACCTCATGCACCGGCACCACGCCATAGAGCATCTCGTCCTGCGAAATCCAGACCGGGGCCGCCAGCAGCAGCGCGGTGGCGATAGCAATAGCCAGCAGCGAGCCGAGCAGCCAGCGGCTGCGCAGCCTTCCCTGCTGCTTGCTCCATGCGGTGAGCGGCTTGCCAAACTGGCGGCGGAGCCAGTTGCTTCGCCACAGATAACCCGCCAGCGTGCCGACCAGCGCAATACAGACCATCGGTATGCCATGCGCCAGGGCGATACCCTGTAGCCCCGCCTGCACATTCCACACGCCATCAATATGGCCAGGGGCTGTCAGGTATATACGCCCGGTATCGACGTTCATCATTCCCTGCCGTTGCCAGGTCGTTACCACCGGCAGCAACAGATACATCATCAGCGCCGTGAACAGGCTCCACTTCGCCATCGACCAGCGCTGCACCGCGCTGACGATATTGCCGAGGCTTGCGATCGCCTCGTTGAGATACGGCGTGGCGAACGCCCGGTTCAGCGCCTCGCGAAGCGCGTCGCCCCGCTTGCCGCGGCTATGTTCGATAAGCATCGCCTGGTGCGCTTCTGATTCCATAAACGTCTGCACCGTTTTACGGCTGGCGGCCCCTACCCACGGGTTGCGGCGTTTGCCCGGCGTCGCCTGGCGCACCAGCATATCGAGATCGTTTTTGAGCAGCGCCTGTAATACGTGCCCGGCATCGAGGATGTGCGGCGTCACGCCGTAGAGGATCCAGCGGATGGGCTCGTCGCCCGCTTCCGGGAGCGGGCTTTCCAGCCGGCCAAAAGGTACGTTCGCGTCATAAATGACATGCACGTCGCGACGCGCGTAATCCACATCATTATATGTCAGCGCAACCGGGCCGTAACTGCCGAGCGACGGCACGCCCGCCTTATATAGCCCCTCGCGGATATACTCCGGCACGTCGGCCTGCGGGTAGACCAGTTGATAGTCCGGCGTGGCGGTCGCTTTCAGTGAGGTAATGTGTGAAATCACCCCTGTGCCGCTACAGGGTACACACTGTTTTTTACCGGAGCCGCCGCAGCCGTTACAGGTCACCCTGCCGCCGTAACAGGTGGGGCAGCTCTCGTAGTAGTTTTCGATACGGTTTTGTTTGGTGTAATGATCGTAATAACTGCGCTGGCGCATCACCTGCCCGCTGCCGCCGCAGCCATAGCAGGAAATTTTCCCGGAGCCGTGACATTGGCCGCAGTTCACCGAGCCTCTGCCGTGGCAGTTATTACAGTTTTCCGTAAGGCAGACGCGCATCGGGTGAAAGTAGACCACCTCTTCACTTTGCCAGTCGCCATAAGGGCGCGAGAGCAGCGATGCCCGCGCGTCATCCAGCGTTTTGTCGCGTGCGAGTATGGCGCTGGTCTGCGCCTGTAAAGCACGCTCATACTCCGTGCGCGAGTGGCAGACATCGATATCCCGCCCTGCGGAAACCCGCCCGGCCTGGCTTGCCGTGTCGGTGCGGACGTTAAAAATCAGCCGCAGGCTTATCTGGTAGTGGAAATCGATATAGTCGACAGGCACGACGCTAAGCTCGCCCGGCTCAAGGCGCGTGGAGTCGCGAACGAAGTTCTGGATGGTGGTATCGCAGGCGGCAAGCCAGGCGTCTTTCATGATGTCTCCTCAGGCGAAATAGCCCGTCAAAATGCAGGCCGCCGTCAGAGTGGGCCGCTCATCGCGTTTTAAAGGGGGAAAAGGCGGAATGGTAGCATAGCGCGGGAGAAGGCTATGCTCCTGATTCTGGTGGGGATACGGCGAGGTACGTGGTGTAGTCATAGTGGCGTGGTGGACGCGCAAGGCTCACCTACACTACATCAGAGCATGAGGTGGCGCGGTGGGTTCAGGGCTTTACAGGGCGGGTAAGCGCAAGCGCCCCCGCCATCAGACGTGAATAATCATAAAGGTGGGTGCGCTTCCCCCCTGCAGCATCGCTATGTCATCGCCTTAAACACTTCGGCGATGGCGACCGCGCCCGGGTCTTCCACTCCTTCGAGGTTATCGCGCCCTATATAGGACGAGCGCCCGGCCCTGGCTTTGCCCATCTGCGCGGTGGCCTTTGCCCCCTGCTCTGCGGCCTGTGCGGCGGCGGCGAGATCGTGGCGCTGCAACGCCTCCAGCGCCGGTTGCAGGGCGTCGATAAGCGTGCGGTCGCCAGGCGCCGCGCCGCCGTAATGTTTCATCTGCGCAAGGCCCACCAGCAAGGCGTCGGGTAACGGCGCCCCCTCGGCCACCTTCTGCCCGGCGGCGGTGAAAAATATCGACATCAGCACGCCGCTGGAGCCGCCCATCACAGTGGCGAGCCGCTCACCGATAAGCTGTAACAGCGCGGCGGTGTCGTTCAGCGGCAACTGGTTTTGCGCCAGCTTCTGCGCAATATCGCGCGCGCCTGCGGCAAAAGTGGAGCCGGTATCGCCGTCGCCCACCTTTGCGTCGAGCGCATTCAGCCGCGCCTCCAGCGCAATAAGCGTCGAAGTGGCGTTGTCCACCAGCGCCCGGGCATGCGAATTATCAGACGCCACGGCCTCCACGCTGTCTCGCACCCGCGGATGCGGCTCGGTATGCACTTCGCCAGACGGCACCGGCGGCAGCCAGCCTGCGGTCTCTACCGGCGCGGTGAGCGCCTGTTCAAAGGTGTCGTTAAGCGGCAGCAACGAGAGCGAAAAGCCTTTCATATCCAGCGCGCTCACCAGCGGCGCCGGGCCAATAAGCCAGTCGATGCGGTCTTTCAGCGCCGAGCGCGATAGCTCACGGGTCAGCAGCGACATTTCAAGCGTTGAGGTGCCGCCGAGGTTATTGATCAGCACCGCGAGGCGCGCGTCGGCGGGCACATGCGGCGCGAGGCGTTCCACCAGCATATCGACGATTTCCCGGCTGTTCTGAGTGCTAATGGTGCTCGCTCCCGGTTCGCCATGAATGCCAAGCCCCAGCTCCGCCTCACCGGGTTTGATGCGCCCGTCCTCGTCTCTGCTGCCCGGCAGATTGCAGGTTTGCAGCGCCACGCCGAGGCTTTTTACCGCGTCGCTCGCCTGCTGCGCCAGCGCGCGCACGTCACTCAGCGATTTCCCCTGTTCGGCGGCGAAACCGGCGATTTTATGCACCAGCGCCGTCCCGGCGATGCCGCGCGGCTGCTTGTTATCCGCGAGCGCCACGTCATCCGCGACAATCACCATCTCCACGTTCAGCCCGTGGCGTTTGGCTTTTTCCGCCGCCAGCCCGAAGTTCAGCCGGTCGCCGGTGTAATTTTTAACAATCAGCAGGCAGCCGCGATCGCCGGTAACCGCCACGATGGCGTTCAGCACCGCCTCCACGCTCGGCGAGGCAAAGAGGTCGCCGCATACCGCCGCAGTGAGCATTCCCTTACCGACAAATCCGGCATGGGCAGGCTCATGGCCGGAGCCGCCGCCGGAGATAACCGCCACGTTGCTTTTATCCCAGTCGCGGCGAGCCACAACGCGGATGGCGGGGTCGATATCAAGGCGGGTAAGGTTTTGATGGCGAGCGGAGAGGATCAGGCCGTCAACGGCGTCATTAATGAGGTGTTTACGGTCGTCAAAGAAGAATCTGGACATGATTTCCTGCGAGTCAGTGAACGGTATGCAAAGCATAGTCGTTTCACAGGCAGGCGGCACTCAGCGCCCGTATTCGCCGTAGCCGCGCCGCTGTTGCAGGCGGTCCAGCCAGCGCCCAGCGAAGTGAACGCCCACTAACACCACAGCCAGGCACGCCGTGTGCAGCCAGAAGGCGACGCGCCCGTCAAAAATAAAGAAGCTGATAATGAAATACGGCAGCGTGGCGACCGCTGTCGCCAGCAGCAGATGCTCGCCGAGGGTAAACAGGCGCAGCACGTCATCGGCATCCGCCTCCTGGGCGGAACCTGCCGTCACGACGCCCACCGCCAGGCTGCGGCTATCGACATGCCGTGCGAGCAGCACGAAGAACAGCGCCAGCAGGGCAAACAACCCGGCTTCGCACAGGAGCCATGACAGCGCATCGCGAAAATAAAAGTAAGTACCCGCTATCACCGCCAGCACAAGCACTTCCGGGATGAAGACAAGATAAGAGACAAACAGCAGTAACAGCGAGGCGAGTCTTTTCATGGCATCCCTGCAAACGTGAAAAGCGAGCAAAACGCACTCCCCCAGGCGTGAGGGAGTGCGGCAGGCGTCAGGCGCGTTTCATCAGCAGCCAGAGGCTTATCAGGAAGAAACTGGCGCTCGGCAGCAGCGCGCCGATAATCGGCGGAATGCCGTACACCAGGCTCAGCGGGCCGAAGATCTGATCCAGTACGTAGAAGATAAAACCGAAGCTGATGCCGGTAACTACGCGCACGCCCATCGGTACGCTGCGCAGCGGCCCGAAGATAAACGACAGCGCCATCAGCATCATCACCGCCACCGAGAGCGGCTGGAAGATTTTGCTCCACATATTGAGCTGGTAGCGGCTGGCGTCCTGACCGCTCGCCTTCAGATACGTGACGTAGTTGCGCAGGCCGCTAATCGACAGCGCATCCGGATCGAGCGCCACAACGCCAAGTTTGTCCGGCGTCAGGTTGGTTTTCCAGGTGCCGGTCAGCGTCTGGGAGCCGGTAATTTGCTGCGGATCTTTCAGGTTCGATTCATCCACCTGCGACAGGCGCCACAACTTGTGTTCAGCATCGAACTTCGCGCTGGCGGCGTAGCGCACCGACTGCAAGCGTCGCTTATCATTAAACGAATAGATGCTGATGCCGCCAAGCTCGTTCTCGCCTTTTACGCGTTCGATATAGACGAAGTTGCTGCCGTCTTTCGCCCACATGCCCTGCTGGGTCGAAAGCAGCGAGCCGCCATACATCTGCTGCGCGCGCAGGTTACGGGCCATCTGCTCGCCCTGCGGCGCCACCCATTCGCCGATGGCCATCGTGAAGATCACCAGCGGAATGGCGGTTTTCATCACGGCCGCCGCCACCTGCATACGCGTAAAGCCGGACGCCTGCATGACCACCAGCTCGCTGCGCTGCG is a window of Cronobacter muytjensii ATCC 51329 DNA encoding:
- a CDS encoding response regulator transcription factor; this encodes MNVLMIDKQSIFIEGMASVLKQFIPEITVCGLNNPNEIDTTLRYFPASLILLDGDAGKSVNIDLLDDLAQRHPAIPVVLLVNQCQPALLRLFLRHHVAAFVRRDSPPEAIVQTLRAAAMGMLCFPQESISLLDSGPSALARLSERQREILKLLAAGESNKQISRHLNISAGTVKAHLESIFRRLNVTNRTQAAMMYSGDE
- a CDS encoding DUF2589 domain-containing protein, producing MSLKDWIRGNRETGAGGGQAPLTTASTQGTAAVDPPDEPVQRRAAADITPPDPVPPGSPPSGSPPPGSGTPPPSGPPPRGMPVTLADITRGMQHAATSANQLIAHQYMQALDPFFEHSDDGRLVPKVIEMQLDDNHHFKLPLVALATPRGLMLEKMKVFLTVRTDAVEQQSAPAGVSDDAVGRFHVSMSPQSRDNNGRDSDHVDIEMQFTVLEPPESVMRLIEEYTNQVLPKPTDRSNDNG
- a CDS encoding DUF2589 domain-containing protein yields the protein MDSQFIGSVINALPLEHMIGGPLQAMIKAQVQASKAYADFLLSVCIKDGKAEAVQFDYDETVVDEKGVIQGVVKKTMRIPLLAAISHPNISIEEGTIDFELEVSQSESSNSETAAEASLEASVGWGPFSVKISGRVSHKAQQTRSTDTRAKYSIHTQVKRQPPPEALMRVIDFLTDAATRPAILPSEAKKLDDKTLDTYPVTPVAPANANANAGGTGAANPR
- a CDS encoding lysozyme, with the translated sequence MANIPVNTGVPGVELIKSFEGMRLEKYRDAVGKWTIGYGHLILPDENFTRALTLQEAEDLLRADLGMTERGIRKLVMVDLNQNQFDALVSFAFNVGLGNLQSSTLLRLLNQGSYREAADQFLRWNKAGGNVLAGLSRRREAERLLFRTAL
- a CDS encoding ribonuclease — protein: MKRFKYMPLGMGLAACLFILPGYASLPQCDLVVNNANQELVQQNKKPVKDVAKLTGLLRALNKDDVLPREYVTREQARQQGWSGNPQDSLWNVWSLNKKQLGGDRYTGVTLPEPGEWYTADIDSVRGISSGRHLIYSAQNMTRYLSTDNDASVVALPPCQ
- a CDS encoding PD-(D/E)XK nuclease family protein, coding for MSEPPSTLHETLSQFFDAFARVRTVEPSPRARKEAAPYDSAALISFMDSLAQAFDTHKASAPLFDPWAVAGLSRKEVANTRVLAWLLDPKGSHGFGALALQALLAHVLPVEFHTCRVKAEALPDGNSSERVDIVIDADTFYLLIEAKIDAGEQPDQLARYAAAAARRAGKRASAILFLTPDGRPPRTCSSSDNTRCISWKTLARVLEHGLRPHFREPVEKPPTRHMAEQAARRFLHHIRQF
- a CDS encoding glycerone kinase; amino-acid sequence: MSRFFFDDRKHLINDAVDGLILSARHQNLTRLDIDPAIRVVARRDWDKSNVAVISGGGSGHEPAHAGFVGKGMLTAAVCGDLFASPSVEAVLNAIVAVTGDRGCLLIVKNYTGDRLNFGLAAEKAKRHGLNVEMVIVADDVALADNKQPRGIAGTALVHKIAGFAAEQGKSLSDVRALAQQASDAVKSLGVALQTCNLPGSRDEDGRIKPGEAELGLGIHGEPGASTISTQNSREIVDMLVERLAPHVPADARLAVLINNLGGTSTLEMSLLTRELSRSALKDRIDWLIGPAPLVSALDMKGFSLSLLPLNDTFEQALTAPVETAGWLPPVPSGEVHTEPHPRVRDSVEAVASDNSHARALVDNATSTLIALEARLNALDAKVGDGDTGSTFAAGARDIAQKLAQNQLPLNDTAALLQLIGERLATVMGGSSGVLMSIFFTAAGQKVAEGAPLPDALLVGLAQMKHYGGAAPGDRTLIDALQPALEALQRHDLAAAAQAAEQGAKATAQMGKARAGRSSYIGRDNLEGVEDPGAVAIAEVFKAMT
- the ahr gene encoding NADPH-dependent aldehyde reductase Ahr; the encoded protein is MTIIKSYAAHEAGAELELYEYDAGELKPEDVEVEVEYCGICHSDLSMIDNEWGISAYPLVAGHEVIGRVSSLGASAQNKGLKVGQRVGIGWTASSCEHCDACISGNQVNCQHGSVPTILNRGGFADKIRANWQWVIPMPENIDAASAGPLLCGGITVFKPLLMHHITATSRVGVIGIGGLGHIAIKLLRAMGCEVTAFSSNPSKEQEILAMGADKVVNSRDPKALEALAGQFDLIINTVNVSLDWMPYFQALAWGGNFHTVGAVMKPFEVPAFSLIMGDRSVTGSATGSPHELRSLMKLAARAKVAPQTEEFPMSRINEALQHVRDGKARYRVVLKADF
- a CDS encoding RNase A-like domain-containing protein — translated: MFISGITKNRVMSGAVAATLMAFSFSSWALNGPACNVPQPGGEAAWAAAQDNAGGHLVQCHIGQGQAWLAQRVNGGQPGCQQTPTASAWLSAQAMWAQVGADIQAFCARQALNQNRFVINTQMNGNGAANVGLGVNNNGAFNIANNRTAITVMQNVNGQWHVLTSYPQ
- a CDS encoding DnaJ-like cysteine-rich domain-containing protein, with the protein product MKDAWLAACDTTIQNFVRDSTRLEPGELSVVPVDYIDFHYQISLRLIFNVRTDTASQAGRVSAGRDIDVCHSRTEYERALQAQTSAILARDKTLDDARASLLSRPYGDWQSEEVVYFHPMRVCLTENCNNCHGRGSVNCGQCHGSGKISCYGCGGSGQVMRQRSYYDHYTKQNRIENYYESCPTCYGGRVTCNGCGGSGKKQCVPCSGTGVISHITSLKATATPDYQLVYPQADVPEYIREGLYKAGVPSLGSYGPVALTYNDVDYARRDVHVIYDANVPFGRLESPLPEAGDEPIRWILYGVTPHILDAGHVLQALLKNDLDMLVRQATPGKRRNPWVGAASRKTVQTFMESEAHQAMLIEHSRGKRGDALREALNRAFATPYLNEAIASLGNIVSAVQRWSMAKWSLFTALMMYLLLPVVTTWQRQGMMNVDTGRIYLTAPGHIDGVWNVQAGLQGIALAHGIPMVCIALVGTLAGYLWRSNWLRRQFGKPLTAWSKQQGRLRSRWLLGSLLAIAIATALLLAAPVWISQDEMLYGVVPVHEVIQKVVQWRT